A single window of Zea mays cultivar B73 chromosome 10, Zm-B73-REFERENCE-NAM-5.0, whole genome shotgun sequence DNA harbors:
- the LOC100278780 gene encoding uncharacterized protein LOC100278780, with translation MAAYMRVTHRDEEGKKVTEKMPVPETRRPDTAKHFERKLEEQGLHRFERHPANAPRGVGIGAPPPKSGRGGKYTWEGPGSVVEDQLDPAPPAIDPNDPNYEEGGAADEDDEAAREVVVGEVEVAKVAESRDGVARVDVAPGLLQDQKQ, from the coding sequence ATGGCGGCGTACATGCGCGTGACGCACCGCGACGAGGAAGGCAAGAAGGTGACGGAGAAGATGCCGGTCCCGGAGACGCGGCGCCCGGACACGGCCAAGCACTTCGAGCGCAAGCTGGAGGAGCAGGGCCTCCACCGCTTCGAGCGGCACCCGGCGAACGCGCCCCGGGGCGTGGGCATCGGCGCCCCGCCGCCCAAGTCCGGGCGCGGCGGCAAGTACACCTGGGAGGGCCCCGGCAGCGTCGTCGAGGACCAGCTCGACCCGGCGCCGCCCGCCATCGACCCCAACGACCCCAACTACGAGGAGGGAGGGGCGGCGGACGAGGACGACGAGGCGGCCAGGGAGGTGGTCGTCGGGGAGGTGGAGGTCGCTAAGGTCGCCGAGAGCAGGGACGGCGTCGCCAGGGTCGACGTCGCGCCGGGCCTGCTCCAGGACCAGAAGCAGTAA